From Phenylobacterium montanum, the proteins below share one genomic window:
- a CDS encoding sterol desaturase family protein, whose protein sequence is MIEGAISWFNQANPFHGFIAGTGLLVYLIGCLAQYALNARQVGERISLSGLGRFLFPWDKLLTHSTRIDLFFYVVNRLSNHLLLITNVVLAVWLSHVLATWPGGEATVRPDLVALVLAYMLAFLPRDLAHYAIHRLHHEAPFLWELHKVHHASTYLTPLTTLRTHPIEDQIFAVGEGLAMGVALGLLRRHYAFGDGDMLIIIPTAYKVAQALVLVPLQHSQVRLHFGPLDRVFYSPSLHQVHHSSETHHWNKNFGECLSLWDSLFGSYRSLGSDEVTPGLTGDEHLAYRTLVACYFRPLARQARMLRGERPVGPIASKSAFP, encoded by the coding sequence ATGATCGAGGGAGCGATCAGTTGGTTCAACCAAGCGAATCCGTTCCACGGCTTCATCGCCGGAACGGGTCTGCTGGTCTATCTGATCGGGTGCCTGGCGCAGTACGCCCTCAATGCTCGTCAAGTCGGCGAGCGGATTTCGCTGTCTGGCCTGGGCCGGTTCCTGTTCCCCTGGGACAAGCTGCTGACCCATTCCACCCGGATCGACCTGTTCTTTTACGTGGTCAATCGGCTCAGCAACCACCTGCTGCTGATCACCAATGTCGTGCTGGCGGTATGGCTTTCGCACGTGCTGGCCACCTGGCCCGGCGGTGAGGCGACCGTGAGGCCAGACCTCGTCGCTCTCGTGCTCGCCTACATGCTGGCGTTCCTGCCCCGCGACCTCGCGCACTACGCGATCCATCGCCTGCATCACGAGGCGCCGTTCCTTTGGGAATTGCACAAGGTCCATCATGCGTCGACCTACCTGACGCCATTGACCACCTTGCGGACCCACCCAATCGAAGACCAGATTTTTGCGGTGGGTGAAGGCTTGGCCATGGGGGTGGCGCTCGGCCTCCTTCGCCGTCACTACGCGTTCGGTGATGGGGATATGCTGATCATCATTCCGACCGCGTACAAGGTCGCCCAGGCGCTGGTGCTGGTGCCCCTGCAACATTCGCAGGTGCGGCTACACTTCGGGCCGCTGGATCGGGTCTTCTACAGCCCGAGCCTGCACCAGGTGCACCACAGCTCTGAGACGCACCATTGGAACAAGAATTTCGGCGAATGCCTCTCCCTCTGGGATAGCCTGTTCGGCTCCTACCGGTCGCTCGGTTCCGATGAGGTGACGCCGGGGCTGACGGGAGATGAACATCTGGCGTACCGGACCCTGGTCGCCTGCTATTTTCGGCCGCTCGCGCGGCAGGCGCGCATGCTCCGCGGGGAACGACCGGTTGGGCCGATCGCATCGAAATCGGCTTTCCCCTGA
- a CDS encoding cytochrome b translates to MNESERYDATTIALHWLVAVLIVCQWASGQTIDWFAKGAPRVDARSMHLVIGAAILFSMAVRIWWRLRSGRRLPPANQGIWRVTAQAMHGFLYAAVVAVVAGGVTTELLRGDSFFGLIHLPKLGGMSPSSEHEWAERLGDLHGLGADLIMILALLHALAALFHHYVSKDGVLRRMALGQDARQP, encoded by the coding sequence ATGAACGAATCCGAACGCTATGACGCGACCACGATTGCGCTGCACTGGTTGGTCGCGGTTCTGATTGTCTGCCAATGGGCGAGCGGTCAGACGATCGACTGGTTCGCAAAGGGCGCTCCGCGCGTCGACGCCCGTTCGATGCACCTGGTGATCGGCGCTGCGATCCTGTTCTCCATGGCCGTTCGTATCTGGTGGCGGCTCCGGTCAGGCCGGCGCCTGCCTCCGGCGAACCAGGGAATCTGGCGCGTCACGGCGCAAGCGATGCATGGATTTCTCTACGCTGCTGTCGTCGCCGTCGTCGCCGGCGGCGTCACCACCGAGCTGCTGCGCGGCGACAGCTTTTTTGGGCTGATCCATTTGCCAAAGCTGGGCGGCATGTCGCCGTCTTCTGAGCACGAATGGGCCGAGCGCCTTGGCGATCTGCATGGGCTGGGCGCGGATCTGATCATGATCCTGGCCCTGCTCCATGCGCTGGCCGCCCTGTTCCACCACTACGTCAGCAAGGACGGGGTCTTGAGGCGCATGGCGCTTGGGCAAGACGCCCGCCAGCCGTGA
- a CDS encoding TonB-dependent receptor domain-containing protein translates to MKSSFLLGGASLLALAAGASAHAQTAQPGAAANSAPQAVSEIVVTGSRISRTDLKAESPVSTLSSATIASAGQPSLDRVVGQMPQFEAAQGAAEVGDVQGSIGFGGGASYSDLRGIGRNRSLVLVDGRRLMPSTPDGAIDLNTIPMAMIDNVEVITGGASTAYGSDAVAGVANFKLRQNFSGVQLSVQHGASTQGDGATNQFSALIGGKFDDDKGKAMVDFEYSDRDAVAGSARSFFTQPSVRFLGRPPQGIIFAGGWGSGATAPSIAAVNAVLAGYSGTTPIPGSGAYNGAIGVNTDQSLYTSALHGVCAQNYKGVGSEKGATVNPNCTTAGVVLGNYFAVQVPLTKYNLFTKAEYEFNPHITGYIQFNYSDSTALDQTSPGSSKTNAAASQVLKIPVSNPYVQSNAALMSLLNSAYGGAPPAGSSFYYSKLLYGWGDRVQDFHYSVWQALGGLKGDIPGTPFTWDFYTSYGRSDYTGQAHGDISIAGINNILANEGVNGCNWNPFGVQTVSTACRNYAGRTDNTTDALTSKDVEFSIQGPVFHLPAGAVKVALGADYRQSQYSYQPDSLFVTGDSLAYGSDTPSHGEQDAKELFLEALVPVLSEQPFAKDVSVDVAYRYSKYNSFSGQSTWKADGSWTVVNGFRLRGGYSVAIRAPSLADLYVGQSVSNENVTSDPCDAQSSYRTGANAAKIQSLCAAQAAAAGASSYTYNGGVVSIPIQSGGNSLLQPETADTWSLGAVWQPIHGLNISVDYYNIDISGAIASLSPNQILTDCYGTAANPSLSASNAFCQRIQRDSSTGTIALLTSGTFNFNTIKLDGVDTQVDYTFELGDLGLPEGSGRVTVGTIVSYLNHFTVTPSDGTGAVEYSGKVTDGLVTSDGENLYSHPHWKANSSITYNKGPFTGSLRWRYIGGMDNLDLPGSRVSAVNYFDIDAHYAVKKDWVLSAGINNLADQGPPFISTLELRTDAATYDVIGRTWYVAAKVKF, encoded by the coding sequence ATGAAATCGTCCTTTCTTCTGGGCGGCGCGTCGCTGTTGGCGCTCGCAGCCGGCGCTTCAGCGCACGCCCAAACGGCTCAGCCTGGAGCCGCGGCCAATTCGGCGCCGCAAGCCGTCAGTGAAATCGTGGTCACCGGCTCGCGCATCAGCCGGACCGATCTGAAGGCCGAAAGCCCGGTCTCGACCTTGAGCAGCGCGACGATCGCGTCAGCCGGCCAGCCCTCGCTCGACCGCGTCGTTGGGCAAATGCCTCAGTTCGAGGCGGCGCAGGGCGCAGCGGAGGTGGGCGACGTCCAGGGCAGCATCGGCTTCGGTGGCGGCGCCTCGTACAGCGACCTGCGCGGCATCGGGCGTAACCGCTCGCTGGTCTTGGTGGATGGTCGCCGGCTGATGCCGTCGACGCCAGACGGCGCTATCGACCTCAACACCATCCCGATGGCGATGATCGACAATGTGGAGGTCATCACCGGCGGCGCATCCACGGCCTATGGTTCGGACGCGGTGGCTGGCGTGGCCAACTTCAAGCTTCGCCAGAATTTCTCAGGCGTGCAGCTCAGCGTGCAGCACGGCGCCTCGACCCAGGGCGATGGCGCTACCAATCAATTCTCGGCCCTGATCGGCGGCAAGTTCGACGACGACAAGGGCAAGGCCATGGTCGACTTCGAGTATTCCGATCGTGACGCCGTGGCCGGCTCAGCCAGGTCGTTCTTCACCCAGCCCTCCGTCCGCTTCCTCGGGCGTCCGCCCCAGGGGATAATCTTCGCCGGGGGCTGGGGCTCTGGCGCGACGGCGCCCAGTATCGCCGCGGTGAACGCGGTCCTGGCCGGCTATTCCGGCACGACGCCGATCCCGGGTTCGGGCGCCTATAACGGGGCCATCGGCGTCAATACCGACCAGTCCCTCTACACCAGCGCCCTCCATGGCGTGTGCGCCCAGAACTACAAGGGCGTGGGCTCTGAAAAGGGCGCCACCGTCAATCCGAACTGCACCACGGCCGGGGTTGTGCTGGGTAACTACTTCGCCGTCCAGGTGCCGCTGACCAAATATAACCTGTTCACCAAGGCTGAATACGAATTCAATCCGCACATCACCGGATACATTCAGTTCAACTACTCGGATTCGACTGCGCTCGATCAGACCAGCCCCGGTAGCTCTAAAACCAATGCCGCGGCCTCCCAGGTGCTGAAGATCCCGGTCAGCAATCCCTACGTCCAGTCCAACGCCGCGCTGATGTCGCTGCTGAATTCAGCCTATGGCGGCGCACCGCCGGCAGGGTCGTCGTTCTACTACTCCAAGCTGCTCTATGGCTGGGGCGACCGGGTCCAGGACTTCCACTACTCGGTCTGGCAGGCCCTGGGCGGCCTGAAGGGCGATATTCCCGGCACCCCGTTCACCTGGGACTTCTACACGTCCTACGGCCGAAGCGACTATACTGGCCAGGCGCACGGCGATATCAGCATCGCCGGGATCAACAACATTCTGGCCAACGAAGGCGTCAATGGCTGCAACTGGAACCCGTTCGGCGTCCAGACCGTCAGCACGGCCTGCCGGAACTACGCCGGGCGGACCGACAACACCACCGACGCGCTAACCTCCAAGGACGTCGAGTTCTCGATCCAGGGGCCGGTGTTCCACCTGCCCGCCGGCGCGGTGAAGGTCGCCCTGGGCGCCGACTACCGCCAGTCGCAATACAGCTATCAGCCGGACTCGCTGTTCGTGACGGGAGATTCACTGGCGTACGGCAGCGACACTCCTTCGCATGGCGAGCAGGACGCCAAGGAGTTGTTCCTCGAGGCGCTGGTCCCCGTGTTGAGCGAGCAGCCCTTCGCCAAGGACGTGTCGGTGGACGTGGCCTACCGCTACTCCAAGTACAACAGCTTCTCCGGCCAGAGCACCTGGAAGGCCGACGGCAGTTGGACCGTGGTCAACGGCTTCCGCCTGCGCGGCGGCTACTCGGTCGCCATTCGCGCGCCCAGCCTGGCCGACCTCTATGTCGGCCAATCGGTGAGCAACGAGAACGTCACCAGCGATCCCTGCGACGCCCAGAGCAGCTATCGCACCGGCGCGAATGCGGCCAAGATCCAGTCCCTGTGCGCGGCGCAAGCAGCCGCGGCCGGCGCGTCGAGCTATACCTATAACGGCGGGGTGGTTTCGATCCCGATCCAGTCGGGCGGCAACAGCCTGCTGCAGCCGGAGACCGCCGACACCTGGTCCCTGGGTGCTGTGTGGCAACCCATCCATGGGCTGAACATCTCGGTCGACTACTACAACATCGATATTTCGGGCGCGATCGCCAGCCTCTCGCCGAACCAGATCCTGACGGACTGCTATGGCACGGCCGCCAATCCGTCCTTGTCCGCAAGCAACGCGTTCTGCCAGCGGATCCAGCGCGACTCCAGCACCGGCACCATCGCGCTGCTGACTTCGGGCACGTTCAACTTCAACACCATCAAGCTGGACGGGGTCGATACTCAGGTCGACTACACATTCGAGCTGGGCGATCTGGGACTGCCCGAGGGCTCCGGACGGGTCACGGTCGGCACGATCGTCTCGTACCTGAACCATTTCACCGTCACCCCGTCCGACGGCACCGGCGCGGTCGAATACTCCGGCAAGGTGACCGACGGGCTGGTGACCTCGGACGGCGAAAATCTCTACAGCCACCCGCACTGGAAGGCGAACAGCTCGATCACCTACAACAAGGGGCCGTTCACCGGCTCGCTGCGCTGGCGCTACATCGGCGGTATGGACAATCTCGACCTGCCGGGTTCGAGGGTCTCGGCGGTGAACTACTTCGACATCGACGCTCACTACGCCGTCAAGAAGGATTGGGTGCTGAGTGCAGGGATCAACAACCTGGCCGACCAGGGCCCGCCCTTCATCAGCACGCTGGAGCTCAGGACCGACGCCGCCACCTATGACGTGATCGGACGGACCTGGTATGTCGCGGCCAAGGTGAAATTCTGA
- a CDS encoding sensor histidine kinase gives MIFRSSVTNYLTFLIGVLLSGLFVATTILAVQAWNVHAQALAIARYTNTDRTLIDAIVAVRAQIPQDATALITQDDPRATMDQAGRKAGKEVAEALAALQTLNLTDGGRYAALIRKARQEEAQARSALLLQAARPRVERDLSAVDGWRAAVHQSIDALDAASVAVNNTVRIDDPRVAELVQIRRISWSIRDNYGFQCSALRASVNSGLRPDARLRESLVGHRAIYAADWGALGEILMRPGLSSELRQDVALAQRATGQAQANVDSVVASLDGNNRPAIAGGDWTTLCDSPFGSILAIGQQAQAEAYRYADDLRAAALRNMLLSLFGLVLVVAFGGYAVINVRRRLTRPMRALTETIARLSRRELDDPVEAAGGPDELDSLARALENLRLSELEARRLQQAMSQFTANASHQMRTPLSILRVHIAVLSKRLPRDIDAFASLKDIEEAVERLQNLLMQLLVLARADAGEPASAEVETVDLRDVIESVIDHHTPQAAKAAVSIHFEGASSPRPAHLNTTLLAEILKNLVDNAITYNNPGGSVIVRLTHGDGQTIVEVEDDGPGIPNSELGSVFLRFYRLKRDSGRPGSGLGLAIVQAVAAKLKAEIQAGPGQGGNGLRVRIALPRAS, from the coding sequence GTGATCTTTCGCTCTTCGGTCACCAACTACCTGACCTTCCTGATCGGCGTCCTGCTTTCAGGCCTGTTCGTCGCTACGACGATTTTGGCGGTCCAGGCCTGGAACGTTCACGCCCAGGCCCTGGCCATCGCCCGCTACACCAACACCGACCGTACTTTGATCGACGCCATCGTCGCCGTCCGGGCGCAAATCCCCCAGGACGCGACCGCGCTGATCACGCAGGACGATCCGCGCGCAACAATGGATCAGGCGGGCCGAAAAGCAGGCAAGGAAGTCGCCGAAGCCCTCGCGGCGCTGCAGACGCTGAACCTGACGGACGGCGGCCGGTATGCCGCGCTGATCCGCAAGGCGCGCCAGGAGGAAGCCCAGGCGCGATCGGCCCTGTTGCTGCAGGCGGCCCGTCCCAGGGTCGAGCGCGACCTTTCCGCGGTCGACGGATGGCGGGCGGCGGTCCACCAGTCGATCGACGCCCTCGACGCGGCGTCTGTGGCGGTCAACAACACAGTCCGGATCGACGATCCCAGAGTGGCCGAACTGGTTCAGATCCGGCGAATTTCCTGGTCCATTCGCGACAACTACGGCTTTCAGTGCTCCGCCTTGCGCGCCAGCGTGAACAGTGGGTTGCGACCCGACGCCCGGTTGCGCGAAAGCTTGGTCGGGCATCGCGCCATCTACGCCGCAGACTGGGGCGCGCTGGGCGAAATTCTCATGCGCCCGGGACTTTCCAGCGAACTCCGCCAGGACGTCGCATTGGCGCAGCGGGCGACCGGACAGGCCCAGGCCAATGTGGATTCGGTGGTCGCCAGCCTGGACGGGAACAACAGGCCCGCGATCGCTGGCGGCGACTGGACCACGCTCTGCGACAGCCCCTTCGGCTCGATCCTCGCTATCGGCCAGCAGGCGCAGGCCGAAGCCTACCGCTATGCCGACGACCTGCGCGCTGCGGCCCTGCGGAACATGCTGCTCTCGCTCTTCGGTCTCGTGCTGGTGGTCGCCTTCGGCGGCTATGCCGTGATCAACGTCCGTCGACGCCTGACCCGCCCGATGCGAGCCCTGACCGAAACCATCGCGCGCCTAAGCCGTCGGGAACTGGACGATCCCGTCGAGGCCGCTGGCGGTCCCGACGAACTCGACAGCCTGGCCAGGGCGCTGGAAAACCTGCGGCTGAGTGAGTTGGAGGCGCGCCGACTGCAACAGGCGATGAGTCAGTTCACCGCCAACGCTTCGCACCAGATGCGCACGCCGCTCTCGATTCTGCGCGTCCATATCGCGGTGCTCTCGAAGCGCCTCCCACGCGATATCGACGCCTTCGCGTCCCTGAAGGATATCGAAGAGGCGGTCGAGCGGCTGCAGAATCTCCTGATGCAGTTGCTTGTGTTGGCCCGGGCAGACGCCGGCGAGCCGGCAAGCGCTGAGGTCGAGACCGTCGATCTGCGCGATGTGATCGAAAGCGTCATCGATCACCACACGCCCCAGGCCGCCAAGGCCGCTGTCAGCATCCATTTCGAGGGGGCGTCGTCGCCTCGCCCGGCTCACCTGAACACGACCTTGCTGGCAGAAATCCTAAAGAACCTCGTCGACAACGCCATCACCTACAACAATCCCGGCGGATCAGTGATTGTCAGACTGACCCATGGGGATGGCCAGACGATCGTCGAGGTCGAGGACGACGGCCCTGGGATCCCGAACTCGGAACTCGGCAGTGTCTTCCTGCGGTTCTACCGGCTGAAGCGGGATTCAGGCCGGCCTGGCAGCGGACTGGGCCTAGCGATCGTCCAGGCCGTCGCCGCCAAGCTGAAGGCCGAAATTCAAGCCGGCCCCGGCCAGGGCGGAAACGGCCTTCGCGTCCGCATCGCCCTGCCGCGGGCATCGTAA
- the rfbC gene encoding dTDP-4-dehydrorhamnose 3,5-epimerase codes for MDGLALVTPSRYGDERGYFFEAFRAEHFEALEPGLAFVQDNQAFSAQQGVVRGLHFQIGPAAQGKLVRCLRGSILDVAVDIRRGSPSFGQHVAVTLSAENGRQLWVPPGFAHGYATQEPDCEVFYKVTAYYDRERERGLAWDDPDLNIDWGLAGAQAILSTKDQAQPRLAQSPAYFDYRASALAVGLAGDPEGI; via the coding sequence ATGGACGGTTTGGCCCTTGTGACGCCATCGCGGTACGGCGATGAACGCGGCTACTTTTTCGAAGCTTTTCGCGCCGAACATTTCGAAGCGCTCGAACCGGGCCTGGCCTTCGTGCAGGACAATCAGGCCTTCTCAGCCCAACAGGGTGTCGTACGCGGTCTGCATTTCCAGATCGGTCCGGCCGCGCAGGGCAAACTCGTTCGCTGCCTGCGCGGGTCGATCCTGGATGTCGCCGTCGACATCCGGCGGGGCTCGCCGAGTTTTGGCCAGCACGTCGCCGTCACGCTTTCGGCAGAGAATGGCCGGCAATTGTGGGTCCCGCCCGGCTTCGCCCACGGCTATGCGACGCAGGAACCGGACTGCGAGGTCTTCTACAAGGTGACTGCCTATTACGACCGCGAGCGCGAGCGCGGGCTGGCCTGGGACGATCCGGACCTGAACATCGATTGGGGCCTCGCCGGCGCCCAGGCGATCCTTTCCACGAAAGACCAGGCCCAGCCTCGCCTCGCCCAATCGCCGGCCTACTTCGACTATCGAGCTTCGGCCCTCGCCGTGGGCTTGGCCGGCGACCCGGAGGGGATCTGA
- a CDS encoding class I SAM-dependent methyltransferase: MDRISYIADEPAVSAYRLTYGLGEDITQDHVQKHLDLEGALTEELLGSEPEQRWAVFERAYTRLYAELPWLNEGVFTPPDFAPWLKILKPNSKVFEVGSGRAMLLRFLVRHGYDCTATEITRERGEKHIADVDGIRWHRTDGVNLDNFEPAAAYDVVVSTQVLEHLHPDDLPAHFAAARRILKPGGRYIFDTPHIGTGPHDLSKVIKAERPVFMHLREYDYEEMQSLLRAAGYRKLQAVVVKKGVVVLSAWMFWFYVLIDRIIKRLKLSPARERALRNSALFMKIGPPSNIWIAAHA, translated from the coding sequence GTGGATCGGATCAGCTATATCGCTGACGAGCCGGCGGTCAGCGCCTATCGGCTGACCTACGGTCTTGGCGAAGATATTACGCAAGACCATGTTCAGAAGCATCTGGACCTTGAAGGCGCTCTCACCGAGGAGCTTCTCGGCTCTGAGCCGGAACAGCGCTGGGCGGTCTTTGAGCGCGCCTATACGCGGCTCTATGCCGAGCTGCCCTGGCTCAACGAGGGCGTCTTTACGCCACCGGACTTTGCCCCCTGGCTGAAGATACTGAAGCCGAACTCGAAGGTTTTCGAGGTCGGCAGCGGCCGGGCGATGCTGCTGCGGTTTCTGGTGCGCCACGGCTATGACTGCACCGCCACCGAGATCACTCGGGAGCGGGGCGAGAAACATATCGCCGATGTCGACGGCATACGCTGGCATCGGACCGACGGGGTCAATCTCGACAACTTCGAGCCGGCCGCCGCCTACGATGTGGTGGTCTCGACTCAGGTTCTCGAACATCTGCACCCTGACGACCTGCCGGCGCACTTTGCGGCCGCGCGCAGGATCTTGAAGCCAGGTGGGCGCTACATCTTCGACACGCCGCACATTGGCACCGGCCCCCACGATCTTTCGAAAGTGATCAAGGCGGAGCGCCCGGTGTTCATGCATTTGCGGGAGTATGATTACGAGGAAATGCAAAGCCTCTTGCGCGCTGCAGGGTATCGCAAGCTGCAGGCCGTCGTGGTCAAAAAGGGTGTTGTAGTGCTGAGCGCCTGGATGTTTTGGTTCTATGTCCTGATCGACAGGATCATCAAGCGACTGAAACTTTCGCCGGCGCGTGAGCGTGCGCTTCGCAACTCGGCGCTGTTCATGAAGATCGGACCCCCGAGCAACATCTGGATTGCGGCGCACGCTTAG
- a CDS encoding cupin domain-containing protein produces the protein MKNFDRSAGEARHIEGLGRDVGGRSSTGRGLLVVGHADAGLTASPIPVDWVLEGDPVATRLIHSTSKDGTATTVVWECTPGAFNWFYGVDETIHIVSGSATLTEPNGATHYISPGSIVYFPAGSQARWEVHDTVRKVAIFRRPMPRAAGLVMRTVDAIRRALSGKGRRLGISLEA, from the coding sequence ATGAAGAATTTCGACCGATCGGCCGGAGAGGCCCGCCATATCGAGGGATTGGGCCGTGATGTCGGGGGGCGATCCAGCACTGGCCGCGGCCTGCTGGTCGTCGGTCACGCCGACGCGGGTCTGACAGCTTCGCCGATTCCGGTCGATTGGGTGCTGGAAGGCGATCCCGTCGCCACGCGGCTGATTCATTCGACCAGCAAAGACGGAACGGCGACCACGGTCGTCTGGGAATGCACGCCAGGGGCGTTCAACTGGTTCTACGGCGTCGATGAAACCATTCACATTGTCAGCGGAAGCGCGACGCTCACGGAGCCCAACGGGGCGACGCACTACATCAGCCCCGGTTCCATCGTCTATTTCCCGGCCGGAAGTCAGGCCCGTTGGGAAGTGCATGACACCGTGCGCAAGGTCGCGATTTTCCGTCGCCCGATGCCGCGCGCAGCTGGGCTGGTGATGAGGACGGTCGACGCCATTCGTCGCGCACTTTCCGGAAAAGGCCGCCGTCTCGGGATCAGTCTCGAAGCCTGA
- the tcuC gene encoding MFS transporter, with protein MKSASRAGSIYSVIMVVSGNFIEMFDFFLFGLYAYHIAATFFPAKDELASLLSAFVAFGAGFLMRPLGAIVLGAYVDAVGRRKGLVVTLGLMASGTLLIALVPGYAQIGLLAPVLVVIGRLLQGFSAGVELGGVSVYLSEIAAPGRKGFMVSWQSASQQVAIIAAAGLGFALNRVLSSHDIAAWGWRIPFALGCGLIPFLLVIRSSLQETPEFLARARHPTFMEAVASIRENWRLVLGGAMLVAMTTVSFYLITVYTPTYGKSVLKLGEMDSLIVTVCVGLSNFLWLPVIGALSDAIGRRPILLFYSCLAVVTPYPALTVLAHAPSFSKMLVVELWLSFVYAGYNGALVVALTEIMPKDFRTTGFSLAYSLATAIFGGFTAAVSTWLIQATHDKAAPGLWMSSAAVCAVVAVLMLSKTFKAAQASAEPRPA; from the coding sequence ATGAAGTCCGCCTCGAGAGCCGGGTCGATCTATTCAGTTATCATGGTCGTCAGTGGTAACTTTATAGAAATGTTCGATTTCTTCCTATTCGGACTCTATGCTTATCACATCGCCGCTACCTTCTTTCCAGCCAAGGACGAACTGGCGTCCCTGCTGAGCGCCTTTGTGGCGTTTGGAGCGGGTTTCCTCATGCGCCCTCTCGGGGCGATCGTGCTGGGCGCCTATGTCGACGCCGTGGGCCGTCGCAAGGGCCTGGTGGTCACCTTGGGCCTCATGGCCTCTGGGACACTGCTGATCGCGCTGGTGCCCGGCTATGCCCAGATCGGGCTGCTGGCTCCGGTTCTGGTCGTCATTGGCAGGCTTCTGCAAGGGTTTTCGGCGGGCGTCGAACTGGGCGGAGTCTCGGTCTATCTGTCGGAAATCGCGGCTCCAGGCCGCAAGGGCTTCATGGTCTCATGGCAGTCCGCCAGCCAGCAGGTGGCTATCATCGCCGCCGCGGGCCTCGGTTTCGCGCTGAACCGGGTGTTGTCCAGTCACGACATAGCCGCCTGGGGATGGCGCATCCCGTTCGCCCTGGGCTGCGGATTGATCCCGTTTCTGCTCGTGATCAGGAGTTCACTGCAGGAGACCCCCGAGTTCCTCGCGCGCGCGCGCCATCCGACCTTCATGGAGGCGGTGGCTTCGATCAGGGAGAACTGGAGGCTCGTCCTCGGCGGAGCCATGCTGGTCGCGATGACGACGGTGTCATTCTACCTGATCACCGTCTATACGCCGACCTACGGCAAGTCCGTGCTCAAGCTCGGCGAGATGGACAGCCTGATTGTCACGGTCTGCGTCGGCCTTTCCAATTTCCTGTGGCTGCCGGTGATCGGCGCTCTCAGCGACGCGATTGGGCGACGTCCCATATTGCTTTTCTATTCCTGCCTTGCGGTGGTGACGCCCTATCCGGCGCTGACCGTGCTGGCGCATGCCCCGAGTTTCTCCAAGATGCTGGTCGTCGAGCTGTGGCTGTCCTTCGTCTATGCGGGCTACAACGGCGCCCTGGTGGTCGCCCTGACCGAGATCATGCCCAAGGACTTCAGGACCACCGGCTTTTCACTGGCCTATAGTCTGGCCACCGCGATCTTCGGCGGCTTCACCGCGGCGGTGTCGACCTGGCTGATCCAGGCGACGCACGACAAGGCGGCTCCGGGATTGTGGATGTCGTCGGCGGCCGTCTGCGCGGTGGTCGCGGTGCTCATGCTGAGCAAGACCTTCAAGGCCGCGCAAGCCAGCGCAGAGCCGCGGCCGGCCTGA
- a CDS encoding response regulator transcription factor, whose translation MSRILLVEDDAALSRGVAALLKAGGHTLDCASDGETALAYAADEPYGLIILDIGLPGISGFEVLKALRARRCTIPILVLTARDGVSDKIKGLDLGADDYLLKPFDAGELEARVRALLRRNHGDPTPVLVFGNLTIDRSKAIATVGGRILDLRRKEWAVLEGLIGSAGGVLPKERLLSMIYGFDGEVTPNALEVHIARLRKKLEPDGPSIKTVRGLGYMIELT comes from the coding sequence GTGTCCAGGATTCTGCTGGTCGAGGACGATGCCGCCCTGTCCCGGGGCGTGGCGGCGCTGCTCAAGGCGGGCGGGCACACTCTGGACTGTGCGAGCGACGGCGAAACCGCCCTCGCCTACGCCGCCGACGAGCCCTATGGACTGATCATCCTGGATATCGGCTTGCCCGGCATATCGGGGTTCGAGGTCTTGAAGGCGCTTCGCGCCCGGCGCTGCACGATCCCCATCCTGGTGCTGACCGCGCGCGACGGCGTTTCGGACAAGATCAAGGGGCTCGACCTTGGCGCCGACGACTACCTGCTCAAGCCGTTCGACGCCGGCGAACTGGAAGCCAGAGTCAGGGCCTTGCTCCGGCGCAACCACGGAGACCCCACGCCGGTCCTGGTGTTCGGCAACCTGACCATCGACCGGTCCAAGGCCATCGCCACGGTCGGAGGACGAATCCTGGACCTGCGCCGCAAGGAATGGGCGGTGCTGGAGGGCCTGATCGGCAGCGCGGGCGGCGTCCTGCCCAAGGAGCGGCTGCTGTCCATGATCTACGGGTTCGACGGCGAGGTCACGCCGAACGCGCTGGAGGTGCACATCGCGCGGCTGCGCAAGAAGCTCGAGCCCGACGGGCCGTCGATCAAGACCGTGCGCGGCCTTGGATACATGATCGAACTGACGTGA